A DNA window from Anastrepha ludens isolate Willacy chromosome 6, idAnaLude1.1, whole genome shotgun sequence contains the following coding sequences:
- the LOC128865790 gene encoding trifunctional enzyme subunit beta, mitochondrial, with protein sequence MQSSLLTPLRHGRVVSNIFTLGLTTSSPRLAYDRKVSTSSTLHKENTKSFKRKFEQNIVLVDGVRTPFLQSFTDYSKLMSYELARHALISLLDKTNLSKDVIDYIVYGTVIQEVKTSNIAREAALSAGFSNKTPAHTVTMACISSNVAMTTGIGLLATNTYDVIVAGGVEFMSDVPIRHSRKMRSLLLRANKAKTPVQKLALLSTLRPNFLIPELPAVAEFSSGETMGHSADRLSAAFKVSRKEQDDYAVRSHTLAKQAQDKGYFTDIVPVKVPGSTKFIEKDNGIRVSTPENLAKLKPAFVKPYGTITAANASFLTDGASACVIMKEETAKKLGLRPKAYLRDFLYISQDPVDQLLLSPAYGIPKLLKQTGLTLKDIDTWEIHEAFAGQILANLKALDSDWFCKNYMGLSEKFGSPDMSKWNNWGGSLSIGHPFAATGVRLCMHTANRLVREDGQLGVVAACAAGGQGVAMLLERYPGATAD encoded by the exons atgcagTCTTCGTTACTCACACCCTTAAGACATGGAAGAGTTGTatccaatatttttactttgggCTTAACAACGTCCTCGCCGAGGCTTG CATATGATCGAAAGGTATCCACTTCAAGTACATTGCACAAAGAAAATACCAAATCTTTTAAGAGGAAATTTGAACAAAACATTGTTTTGGTTGATGGCGTTCGAACACCTTTCTTACAATCGTTCACCGACTACTCGAAGCTAATGTCATATGAGTTAGCACGCCATGCTTTGAT AAGCCTGCTGGACAAAACAAATCTGAGCAAAGATGTTATTGATTACATCGTTTATGGTACAGTGATACAGGAAGtgaaaacttcaaatatagctcGTGAAGCGGCATTAAGTGCTGGTTTTAGCAACAAAACCCCTGCACATACAGTCACAATGGCCTGTATTAGTTCGAATGTG GCTATGACCACTGGTATCGGACTTTTGGCCACAAACACATACGATGTAATCGTTGCCGGTGGTGTCGAATTTATGTCCGACGTTCCTATTCGGCATTCGCGTAAAATGCGTAGTCTACTGTTGAGAGCTAACAAGGCAAAAACGCCAGTACAAAAATTGGCTTTGCTTTCAACTTTGCGTCCGAATTTCCTTATTCCCGAA TTGCCAGCTGTAGCTGAATTTTCTTCTGGAGAAACTATGGGCCATTCTGCGGATCGTTTGTCGGCAGCTTTTAAGGTATCTCGAAAAGAGCAAGACGATTACGCCGTGCGTTCACATACTTTAGCAAAACAAGCACAGGACAAAGGGTATTTCACTGACATAGTTCCTGTTAAag TGCCTGGCAGCacaaaattcattgaaaagGACAACGGAATTCGTGTTTCCACGCCGGAAAATTTAGCTAAACTGAAGCCTGCATTCGTTAAGCCATATGGAACCATCACAGCAGCCAACGCTTCATTTTTG ACCGATGGTGCATCTGCTTGCGTAATTATGAAAGAAGAGACTGCGAAAAAGTTAGGTCTTCGTCCTAAAGCGTACTTACGGGATTTCTTGTATATATCACAAGATCCAGTTGACCAATTGCTTTTAAGTCCTGCCTATGGTATCCCGAAACTTTTAAAACAGACTGGTCTTACTCTGAAAGATATTGATACATGGGAAATCCACGAAGCTTTTGCAGGTCAAATTCTGGCGAATCTGAAAGCATTAGATTCCGATTGGTTCTGCAAAAACTATATGGGACTTAGTGAGAAATTCGGCTCACCAGATATGAGTAAATGGAATAACTGGGGTGGCTCGTTATCTATTGGCCATCCATTTGCGGCTACCGGTGTGCGACTATGCATGCACACAGCAAATCGTTTGGTACGTGAAGATGGTCAACTGGGTGTCGTGGCTGCTTGCGCCGCTGGTGGTCAAGGTGTCGCCATGCTGCTTGAGAGATATCCCGGAGCCACTGCAGATTAA
- the LOC128866649 gene encoding actin-related protein 5, whose translation MNIINLAETPTKADIFHTYDADSKLGALIIDNGSFKCRAGWSTSSHPLLEFRNFILKPRRDRRKEVAEPIANKHTQIGNAITNIESVRLNLKTQFDRNVVTHFHNQEQIFDYIFAHLGVNSEENFSHPVLLTEALGNPNYFRQQMNELLFECYGIPSVCYGIDSLFSWKRNDIGANTLILSFGYNTIHVIPVLNGIIRIENVRRINLGGYHIIHYLHRLMQMKYPMHINSITISRIETLLHCHSSIALDYLQELRQWSDMDYYTDNVKKIQLAFVLPSAQNTPQNLDQKIEKRKELTRRLNEINARRAKNKQLDMENQLRFMSNVRDLYELGEMEEFETALKQNNIENLAMLDKTIASLRGRLLQMESATQDTSVTGNRVQKEKPSNSKKPPSDVPVEKWLAEINYKRDDILRRKELRKARRQEAAKRHTAAAQERMRIISLLAHNDKGIDNFGVNDNDWDVYKSINKDNESDSDSDNDKLLECENILRQYDPSFKQCTIQSCDVAENYQLHFSVESIRAPEVIFQPSLIGCSEMGLAELIDFVLKLFPADEQQRLVNNILLTGGCSQFTGLKERLSKELREMRPFQTPFQIFSAQSPELDSWFGAKDFANSNDFTESLSSKKDYEEKGYDYLKEHLYSNRYYANM comes from the exons atgaatattattaatttagCTGAAACTCCAACTAAAGCAGACATATTCCACACTTATGACGCAGATAGTAAACTCGGAGCTCTTATTATTGATAACG GTTCCTTTAAGTGTAGGGCTGGTTGGAGTACCAGCTCGCATCCGTTACTAGAATTTCGTAACTTCATTTTAAAACCAAGAAGGGATAGAAGGAAAGAGGTAGCAGAACCTATtgcaaacaaacacacacaaattgGCAATGCCATAACTAATATTGAGTCTGTGCGgttaaatcttaaaactcag TTTGACCGGAATGTTGTTACACACTTCCATAACCAGGAGCAGATATTTGACTATATATTTGCTCATTTGGGTGTTAACAGCGAGGAAAACTTCTCACATCCAGTTCTATTGACTGAAGCTCTTGGTAATCCAAATTACTTCCGCCAAC aaATGAATGAGTTGCTTTTCGAGTGCTATGGTATTCCTTCTGTTTGTTATGGGATTGATTCACTCTTCAGTTGGAAGAGGAATGACATAGGGGCTAATACGCTAATTTTATCGTTTGGATACAACACCATACATGTAATACCAGTCTTAAATGGAATTATAAGGATAGAGAATGTCCGTCGTATAAATTTAGGCGGATATCATATTATTCATTACCTTCATCGTCTTATGCAAATGAAATATCCTATGCATATAAATTCAATAACGATAAGTAGAATTGAAACGTTATTGCATTGTCACAGTAGTATAGCTTTGGATTATCTGCAAGAGTTGAGACAATGGTCTGATATGGACTACTACACGGATAATGTAAAAAAGATTCAATTGGCATTCGTGCTGCCCAGTGCTCAAAATACTCCGCAGAATCTGgatcaaaaaattgaaaaacgcaAGGAATTAACGCGTCGTCTCAATGAAATAAATGCCCGCCGAgctaaaaacaaacaattggACATGGAGAATCAATTACGATTTATGTCTAATGTTAGAGATCTCTACGAACTTGGAGAAATGGAGGAATTCGAAACTgcactaaaacaaaataatatagaaaatttagCTATGCTGGAT aagacAATAGCTTCTCTACGCGGACGACTCCTTCAAATGGAATCAGCTACACAAGACACTTCAGTAACTGGCAACCGAgtgcaaaaagaaaaaccatCCAATTCGAAAAAACCACCTTCAGATGTACCTGTTGAAAAATGGTTAgctgaaataaattataaacgaGATGATATCCTAAGACGGAAAGAACTTCGTAAGGCGCGCCGACAAGAAGCCGCAAAACGTCATACCGCAGCAGCACAAGAACGGATGCGAATTATTTCGTTACTTGCGCACAATGATAAAGGCATCGATAACTTTGGTGTTAACGACAACGACTGGGACGTTTATAAATCTATAAACAAGGATAATGAAAGCGACAGTGATAGTGATAATGACAAACTTTTAGAATGTGAAAACATTCTTCGACAATATGATCCGTCCTTCAAACAATGTACGATACAAAGTTGCGATGTTGCCGAAAACTATCAA CTACATTTTAGTGTTGAGTCTATTCGAGCACCTGAAGTGATTTTCCAACCAAGCCTAATAGGATGCTCTGAAATGGGACTAGCTGAATTGATTGATTTTGTACTCAAGCTATTTCCGGCAGATGAGCAGCAGCGATTggttaataatatattactaaCAGGTGGATGTTCGCAGTTCACAG gCTTAAAAGAACGGCTCTCGAAAGAGCTTCGAGAAATGCGTCCCTTTCAAACcccatttcaaatattttctgcacAGTCGCCTGAACTGGATTCTTGGTTTGGTGCAAAAGATTTTGCAAATTCTAATGATTTTACTGAATCGTTGAGCTCTAAAAAGGATTACGAAGAGAAAGGTTATGATTACTTGAAGGAGCATTTATACAGTAATCGATATTATGCCAATATGTAA
- the LOC128866650 gene encoding NADH dehydrogenase [ubiquinone] 1 alpha subcomplex assembly factor 3, whose amino-acid sequence MAKVLQFAFGGLRRINKNIITSASRQYVKAAYDADGKTKVSIFNTEQDHGLMITGFSQFGFRLNNDMVIMGPMAIFPRSVLSWNVSSYEDINEDSLAFFCTLEPKIDILIIGIGDQPVTHALSKVIIEFMKKHKINVEILRTEQACATFNFLNAESRMVASALIPPLHISYNENDILQSKLRKKELYETD is encoded by the exons ATGGCTAAAGTTTTGCAATTTGCTTTCGGCGGACTACgcagaataaacaaaaatattattacctCTGCTTCACGTCAATATGTAAAAGCTGCCTATGACGCTGACGGCAAAACGAAGGTCTCAATATTTAATACTGAACAGGATCACGGTCTCATGATAACCGGATTCAGTCAATTCGGATTTCGTCTAAATAATGACATGGTAATAATGGGTCCAATGGCGATATTTCCACG TTCTGTTCTTTCGTGGAATGTTTCTTCTTATGAGGATATCAACGAAGATAGCTTAGCTTTTTTTTGCACGCTTGAACCAAAAATTGATATACTTATTATCGGCATTGGAGATCAGCCCGTTACACATGCCCTTTCCAaagtaataattgaatttatgaaaaaacataaaatcaatGTTGAAATACTTCGTACGGAGCAG GCGTGTGCaacatttaatttcttaaacGCAGAAAGCCGTATGGTGGCTTCAGCACTTATACCACCTCTTCATATTAGCTACAACGAGAACGATATTTTGCAAAGCAAACTGCGAAAGAAGGAGCTTTACGAAACGGACTAA
- the LOC128866287 gene encoding elongin-C, translated as MEEQRSDKIYGGCEGPDAMYVKLISSDGQEFIVKREHALTSGTIKAMLSGPGQFAENEANEVHFREIPSHVLQKVCMYFTYKVRYTNSSTEIPEFPIAPEIALELLMAANFLDC; from the exons ATGGAGGAACAACGAAGCGACAAAATCTATGGTGGATGTGAAGGCCCTGATGCCATGTATGTAAAGCTTATTTCATCGGATGGGCAGGAATTTATAGTGAAACGGGAACACGCTCTGACCTCTGGCACCATAAAGGCAATGCTTTCGGGTCCTGGACAATTTGCAGAAAACGAAGCAAATGAAGTTCATTTCAGAGAAATCCC ATCTCATGTTCTTCAGAAGGTATGCATGTACTTCACATATAAAGTTCGTTACACCAATAGTTCTACTGAAATTCCTGAATTTCCGATTGCACCTGAAATCGCGTTGGAGTTGTTAATGGCGGCAAATTTCTTAGattgttga